The genomic interval GATGTGCTGAGAACACTTGCTGTTTATTAGAATTccctttcaaatatttctttagtTTGTATATGGCATGGCATggcctcttctttattttttgccttaaaaaattacaaaagtagTACGTCTTTTATAAAAACTATAGCCTCTGCAAAAACGTACTGAATGCATTTAAATGCTCCAAGGTTTCCGAACGGAATGTACCCAGTCTTCCCATGTGGTGATGCCTCTCTGCCCCCCGTTCAGTGTGTATCCCCTCTGGAATCTCTGCTCCGGCCAGAGGCCCAGGAATGACTTCTCTGCCAGCCCTACCGGCCTCCTTACTTGGCTTCCCTGCTCTTAGTGGCCTGTGCCCTGTCCTAGCCCTCTCCTCACCAGCCCTTCCCTGCCAACCCAGATACCGCATCCTGAACCCCAGCGCCATCCCAGATGACACTTTCATGGACAGCAGAAAGGCCACAGAGAAGCTGCTGGGCTCACTGGACTTTGACCACACCCAGTACCAGTTTGGCCACACCAAGGTCAGGGTCCCTGGAATCAAGGCTGACCCTGGTTGTGGGTGGTCATGCAGGGGCAGGGTTCATGCCAATACTAGGAATCACACATGGTTGCTCCCCTCTGCCCCAGGTGTTCTTCAAGGCTGGGCTTGTGGGTGTCTTGGAGGAGCTCCGGGACCAGCGTCTGGCCAAGGTGTTGACGCTGCTACAGGCTCGGAGCCGGGGACGCCTCATGCGTCTGGAGTACCAGCGGCTGCTGGGTGGCAGGTGGCTGTGGGAAGGGGCAGGGTGGAGGTGTGGCCGCTGTCCCTTCTCACAGAACTAGGCTCTCCGTGCTGTCCTGGGGTCAGATGATCCCCTGTGGCTGGGTGGGCTGAGAGCACCTGCCTCTCCACTCCTGGGCTGGTAATGAGGCAATTGTATTTTCTAAGACTCTTAAGTGCCAGCCTCAGGTAagatggtattttttttattatcttgggTAAGTATGGATCTTGCTGTGATTATCTGGACATAAAAGCTAGGCATTCAGCAGAGGGGGTGCCTGAGTCAGAGAGATCCAGTGACAGCTGGTGAGTGCCTGTTGGCCTGTGACCTCAGGCTGACTGACCTTAGAGCCTGGTGGCTTAATGGCCAGACACTTGTAGAGGCCTGTAGAACATTTGGGTTCATGAGCCCTTGAGGTAGAACTGTGCGCTCTTGGGCCTCTCCCTCGACCTCACTGAGGGCCGCAGGGAAGACCACATGCGCTGACCTGATCAGTTGCAGGCCAGGGCTGTGCCCAAAgggggcggcaccaagcccactCACAACCCAGCCCCCTCCCCAGGGATGCCCTGTTCACCATCCAGTGGAACATCCGTGCCTTCAATGCTGTCAAGAACTGGTCATGGATGAAGCTCTTTTTCAAGATGAAGCCATTATTGCGCTCGGCACAGGCCGAGGAGGAACTGGCGGCCCTGCGGGCAGAGCTGCGGGGGTTGCGAGGGGCGCTGGCTGCTGCCGAGGCCAAGCGTCAAGAGCTAGAGGAAACTCAAGTCAGCGTCACCCAGGAGAAGAATGACTTGGCCCTGCAGCTGCAGGCAGTGAGTTGGGGTGGTGAGGGGTTCCCCCTTGGTGCCCTGGTGTCTCTGGCACCCCAATACTCCAAGTTGCCCTGGAAATACCACAACGTGACCCCCAGCGAGGGCAGCCCTAGTGTGCTCTGGATGCTCAGGCCTTACTTACACAGATCTTCCTATTCCAGAGGCCCAGAGGTGAGGACTCTCACATTCCTGCTTTCCTGCGTGAGGACTCTCACATTCCCACCTTCCTACTCGCAGGCCTCAGCCCTTCCATGTGTCCTAAACCTGTCACCCTCATGCAACTTGGCTTGGTGCTGCCCCCTTTAGGTACAGCCTTGATGTGCACCTGATGCTAAAGCTGCAGAGGAGCCCCAGCCCCCCAGCTCTCCCACTCTTGTGGTCCCTGAAACAGACCTAGATTCCCTTCTCAGGTGGCAGACAACAGTAATAATCAAAGGGTACAGATCAAGGGTCTGGAATCTCCCCAAGTCCAGAGcaaattttccttccttcagcACATACACTAGCACTGGAGATACTATGATAGGAAGACAGGGATGGCCCCGTGGTCACAAAACTTACCTGCTAATATGCAGGAGATAGTTACACAGCTAGGCAGTGAGGACAAAAATGGCAGGAATGACCAAACCGCTCTAGAGATGGCTTCCAGGAGCCCCTCCGCGGCCGTGCAGGGCTCAACACACCTCTACTGCCCACTCATCCAGAAGTTCTCAGACTGGTGCAGGAGGCAGGCATGGGCTTCTCTTCTAGAGCAGTTGTTTGGGCCTCAGCATCTAATTTTCCCCTCTTGATACCCCTGTGTGTCCCTTTCCCTGAGCCCTTGTCCCTTCATGCCTGAGCCCCTTCAGGACTAAGAGCAGGCCCAGGCATTCCTTGGGCTTCAGATCAGCTGACTATGGGCTTCAAACCTTTGCATCCACAAAGGAATTTTCTTCTCCAGGGCCTGGCCTGGTGTTCTCAGCTGGGTTCCCTAGCCCTGCCTTGACTCAGTCTCTCTCCCTGTGCTCCCTCCAGGAGCAGGAGAACCTGGCAGATGCTGAGGAGCGCTGCCACTTGCTGATCAAGTCCAAGGTGCAGCTTGAGGGAAAGGTGAAGGAGCTGAACGAGCGGCTAGAGGATGAAGAAGAGGTGAACGCCGATCTGGCTGCCCGTCGGCGCAAGCTGGAGGATGAGTGCACCGAGCTCAAGAAGGACATTGATGACCTGGAGCTGACGCTGGCCAAGGCTGAGAAGGAAAAGCAAGCCACTGAGAACAAGGTGTGGACTGGGGCGGCTTGGGGAAGGGTCCTGAGTTAAGGGCCGTCTTTGGGGGCAGGCAGCTGCAGATCTCACTCCTGGCTCTACTGGACTCCTGGTGTgtagccttgggcaagtcacttcctcTCATGGGCCACAATGTCCTCATCTGTCAAGTAGGCTTAACATTACTTACCCAAGTAAAGTGGTGAGGATTCACTGTGTGACTGGCCTTCGCCGAGCATACACTATTGGGCCTTGCGTGCAGCAGGTGCTCAGCAAAGGATTGCAATGCTCATCCATCCTGGATCACAAGCCCCCATAAGGCAGGAACCCCATAAACCCTGTAAGCTCTCCACCCAGAGTGCTTTTTGACCTTGAGCCCTCACGAAGGCCCCATGTTCACAGCTCAAATGAGGCTAGGGTCTATGGTAAGCTTCTTTTTGCAGGTGATCACTAAGGAAACCGTGACTAGGAAACAGTTGTCTCAAACACTTGTTCATGCCACAGATAGCTGACAGTTGTTGATCTCTCACCTGGGCCAGGTGCTGCGCTGAGTGCTCTGTGAGCATCGCTCAGGAACACCAGTGCAACTCAAGGAGAGGGCTGTCATCCCTTAGGCATGAAGCAATGAAGGCCTGAGTCCCACGGCTGGAAAGGGCAGTTGCTCTGACCTGGCGTGGTAGCTGCTAAGACAAGAGTATGGGGAGGAATGTCCCCATGGTGACCTTGGCCCTGGCACAGGTGAAGAACTTGACGGAAGAAATGGCTGCATTGGATGAGTCAGTGGCCCGGCTGACCAAAGAGAAGAAGGCATTGCAAGAGGCCCACCAGCAGGCCCTGGGTGACCTACAGGCCGAGGAGGACCGTGTGAGTGCACTGACCAAGGCCAAGATCCGGCTGGAGCAGCAGGTGGAGGATGTGAGTAAGGGCCAGGCTGGGGCTGAGGTGCTGGCTGGCCAGGCCGTGGCTGAGCCTGCCCAACCTGCTTCTCAGCTGGAGTGCTCGCTAGAGCAGGAGAAGAAGCTGCGCATGGACACAGAGCGGGCCAAGCGAAAGCTTGAGGGTGATCTGAAGCTGACACAGGAGTCAGTGACTGATGCTGCCCAGGACAAGCAGCAGCTGGAGGAGAAGCTCAAGAAGTAGGTGTGGTGGGGGACACAGCAGATGTGGCCTCCTGAGCCTACACCCGGGTCCTCATTCCCTTCTGGACTCTAGTAGGTCCTGCGTCACTGCAGAACGTGCAGGGTTTGAGAGATGGGGTCACTAGGGTGCAGGGTTAGTGGCCTGCCTCCTCCCTGGACTGGAGTGAGGTCACTTAGGGCCTCAGGGAGCGGGTGCTGAGGAGGACTGGGGGGCATCACCTGAGGCCCTGGGCAGATTGGTGGAAGTTAGGGCCTGGGCCAGCTCACACACCCTGTGGCTCCCAGGAAGGACTCTGAAGTGAGTCAGCTGAGCCTGCGCGTGGAAGACGAGCAGCTTCTGGGGGCCCAGCTGCAGAAGAAGATCAAGGAGCTGCAGGTGTGTGTGGGTCAGTGGGCGAAGTGTGGGGTCAGACTCTACAGAGGTAACAGCTGTCCACCTGCCCATGTAGGCTCGGGCAGAAGAGCTGGAAGAGGAGCTGGAGGCAGAGCGGGCGGCCCGGGCCCGCGTGGAGAAGCAGCGGGCGGAGGcagcccgggagctggaggagCTAAGCGAGCGGCTGGAGGAGGCTGGTGGTGTGTCTGCAGGAGAGCGAGAGGGCTGTCGGAAGCGTGAGGCCGAGCTGGGGCGGCTGCGGCGAGAGCTGGAGGAGGCAGCACTGCGGCATGAAGCCACGGTGGCAACCCTGCGGCGAAAGCAGGCAGAGAGTGCAGCCGAGCTGGGCGAACAGGTGGACAGTCTGCAGCGGGTGCGGCAGaagctggagaaagaaaaaagtgaactaCGCATGGAGGTGGATGACCTGGGCGCCAGCGTGGAGACTCTGGCCCGTAGCAAGGTGTCTGCCTCCTTCCTGACCCTGCCCTCGGACCTCTGGCCCCATACGCATCCTGGCTCTAAACCAATCCTAACTCCAGCAGCTGACTCCACCCTTGACCCCTGGCCACATCATGCCAATCAATACCCCATACCAACTTTGATCCTATACCTGACTGTGATCACTGACCCATTAACCTGGCACCTGGCTCCCATGCCCTATCCCCTCCCAGTCCTGACCCCTAAACCGTAGTCCCTGGCTCCAGGTCATTTTTGACCCAGCATCCAATTCTAACGCATATCCTTGACTCCTGATCTGTGACCTAATACCTGTCCTGAATGTCAGCACCCTCTACCACCTAGTCCTGACAGCTGATCTCTGTCCCCAGCTGACTCCAGAGCTATATCTTAACACCCTGACCCTATGGCCTTGGTATTGGTCCGGCCCTCTGAGTTCTGACACCCACCAGTAGCCCTGCAGTGGAATCCTTGACCCTGAACTTAGGGCTCTGATTTCTGATTCCTGGGCCCATATCTAGCTTTCAGGTTCCCACCCCCGGCCCCAGTCTCTGACTTGCAGCCCTAGGTTCTGCCCTCTGATGCACAAACTTGACCTCTGACCCCTGACCTGGGATCCCAGGCCAGTGCAGAGAAGCTGTGCCGGACCTATGAGGACCAGCTAAGCGAGGCCAAGATCAAGGTGGAGGAGCTGCAGCGACAACTGGCGGATGCGAGCACGCAGCGCGGGCGGCTGCAGACCGAGAGCGGTGAGGTCAGGGGCTCAGCTGGGCCACCCCATGCAAGTCCTTGGTGCTACCCTCACCCACCTACTTGCTTGCTTACCCTCTCGCCTGCAGGGGAGCTGAGCCGCCTCCTGGAGGAGAAGGAGTCTTTGATCAGCCAACTGAGCCGTGGGAAGGCTTTGGCTGCCCAGAGCTTGGAGGAACTGCGGCggcagctggaggaggagagCAAGGCAGGCTGGAGACTGTGGGTGGGCAGGGGCATGCCAGCGCCGTTGGCCCAGACTGATGTGAGGTTATTGGTTCCCTGCAGGCCAAGAGTGCACTGGCCCACGCTGTGCAGGCTTTGCGGCATGACTGCGACCTCCTGCGGGAGCAGCATGAGGAGGAGGTAGAGGCCCAAGCTGAGCTGCAGCGGCTGTTGTCCAAAGCCAATGCTGAGGTGGCCCAGTGGAGGAGCAAGTATGAGGCAGATGCCATCCAGAGGACCGAGGAGCTAGAGGAGGCCAAGTGAGTGCCTTGCTGGGCAAGCCATCACCACCCAGGTCTACGCCTGCGCCTCCTGAGCCCTTTCAGGGGGCGTGGGGGATGCTGGGACTGTCCTGCTGGCCTTCCTCCCTGCATAGTCTGTACTCTGTCTGGTCCTGTGGCCTAGGAAGAAGCTGGCACTGCGGCTGCAGGAAGCAGAGGAGGGCGTAGAGGCCGCCAATGCCAAGTGCTCTTCACTGGAGAAGGCCAAGCTGCGGCtgcagacagagtcagaggatgTGACCCTGGAGCTGGAGCGGGCGACCTCAGCAGCTGCTGCGCTGGACAAGAAGCAGCGGCACTTGGAGCGGGCCCTGGAGGAACGGCGGCGGCAGGAGGAGGAGATGCAGCGGGAGCTGGAGGCGGCGCAGAGGGAGGCCCGCAGCCAGGGCACCGAGCTCTTCCGGCTGCGCCACAGCCATGAGGAGGCACTTGAGGCCCTGGAGACGCTCAAGCGGGAGAACAAGAACCTGCAGGGTACGACCACCAACCAGGGCTAGGGAGTTGCTCTGGGGTCCAAGTCACCCTGGTGGGGCCACCCTGGCACTGGGGCTGAGTGAAGTGACCTGGGTTGGTGCATGAGCCGTGGGATGGCCCTTCAGTGTTTTGTCCCCTCTGCAGAGGAGATCAGTGACCTTGCAGACCAAGTCAGCCTCAGCGGGAAGAGCATCCAGGAACTGGAGAAAGCCAAGAAAGCACTGGAAGGGGAGAAGAGCGAGCTCCAGGCTGCACTGGAGGAGGCTGAGGTTAGGGGCTGGCCCAGGGCGAGTGGACATGCACTGCTGTTCCCTGGCTTCCCCTCCCTGAGCCCCTGCTCCCCAACTCCCATGCTGCCTGCTCTGGCCCTAGGGGGCTTTGGAGCTGGAGGAGACCAAGACTCTTCGGATTCAGCTGGAGCTCTCCCAGGTCAAGGCTGAAGTGGACCGGAAGCTGGCAGAGAAAGATGAGGAGTGCACTAACCTGAGGTGTGGCAtccccctcccatccccacctCCTGCAAGGAGAAAGGGCAGAAGGCATGTGCCACCCCCAGCCACGTGCACATGGCAGATACAGACATTTCATCTGCCCCTCCCACCTGAGTTGGAGGTGGGGGTTGCTGTCTCCATTCTAGAGATGAACCTCAGATAGGCTAaaggacttgtccaaggtcacacagtggggCAGAGGCCCAAGTTTGCCTCTGAGACTCCCTTTTGTCTGTGAACTTGCTCTGATGGGCTACAGGAGTCACAAAGGGCTTCAAACCAGGAGACGATGACTCATTTGTTCTCTCGATGGGTTCCTGTCTCCAGTGGTCTTTGGGTGTCAATAATGGTAGATGAGGGGCCTGCACCCACACCTCTCTCACAGGTTGCATTCCCTCTTTTCACACTGCCCTCCCATAGGCGCAACCACCAGCGTGCAGTGGAGTCCCTGCAGGCTTCCCTGGACGCTGAGACCCGGGCCCGCAATGAAGCACTGAGGCTCAAGAAGAAGATGGAGGGTGACCTCAATGAACTTGAGCTGCAGTTGGGCCATGCTACCCGCCAGGCTACAGAGGCCCAGGTGGCCACCCGGCTGCTGCAGGCTCAGCTCAAAGAGGAGCAGGCGGGGCGGGATGAGGAGCAGCGGCTGGTGGCTGAGCTCCGTGAGCAGGCACAGGCCCTGGAGCGCCGGGCTGCGCTGCTGACGGCTGAGCTGGAGGAGTTGCGGGCTGCCCTGGAGCAGGGCGAGCGCAGCCGGCGGCTGGCAGAGCAGGAGCTGCTGGAGGCCACTGAACGCCTCAACCTCCTGCATTCACAGGTGGGGCTGGGGTCTACAGGGACAGGAATGTCACAGGCCTGCAGGCCAGCTCTGAAATGCTACTTCCCTCCAGAACACGGGCCTCCTGAACCAGAAGAAAAAGCTAGAAGCCGATTTGGCCCAGCTGAGCGGGGAGGTGGAGGAGGCCGCTCAAGAGAGGcgggaggcagaggagaaggcCAAAAAGGCCATCACAGACGTAAGGCTGGGCCAGTGGGGCTTGGGGCAGAGCCCAGAGGGATGCCCCCTGGAGCTGGTCATCTGATCATGCCGCCTCCTCCCATAGGCCGCCATGATGGCTGAGGAGCTAAAGAAGGAGCAGGACACAAGCGCACACCTGGAGCGGATGAAGAAGACCCTGGAACAGACGGTGCGGGAGCTCCAGGCCCGGCTTGAAGAGGCTGAACAGGCTGCCCTCCGTGGTGGGAAGAAGCAGGTGCAAAAGCTGGAAGCCAAGGTGTGTGCGGCCCCTCCAGACCTTTCCAAAGGCAGGGTGGGCTGCCTGAGGGCGGGCTCAGCACCAAGCCCCTCCCTGGCCATTGGCAGGTGCGGGAGCTGGAGGCCGAGCTGGATGCAGAGCAGAAGAAACACACTGAGGCCCTCAAGGGGGTGCGTAAGCATGAGCGCAGAGTTAAGGAGCTTGCTTACCAGGTGAGTGACAGGGTCCcccttgggggagggggcagcccTGGAGTCGGCCCAGTCCCAGCAAGCCCTGAGTTCCCTGTACCTGCGTAGGCTGAAGAGGACAGGAAGAACCTGGCTCGCATGCAGGACCTGGTGGAAAAGCTGCAGAGCAAGGTCAAGAGCTATAAGCGCCAGTTTGAGGAGGCGGTGAGTGTGCTGGAGCCAGGGCACTGGGAAAGGTCAGCATGCCTGGGCTGACTCAG from Nycticebus coucang isolate mNycCou1 chromosome 21, mNycCou1.pri, whole genome shotgun sequence carries:
- the MYH7B gene encoding myosin-7B, with protein sequence MMDVSELGESACYLRQVYQELMKVHTVPWDGKKRVWVPDEQDAYVEAEVKSEALGGKVTVETKDQKVLMVRESELQPMNPPRFDLLEDMAMMTHLNEAAVLHNLRQRYARWMIYTYSGLFCVTINPYKWLPVYTATVVAAYKGKRRSEAPPHIYAVADNAYNDMLRNRENQSMLITGESGAGKTVNTKRVIQYFAIVAALGDGPGKKAQFPATKTGGTLEDQIIEANPAMESFGNAKTLRNDNSSRFGKFIRIHFGPSGKLASADIDSYLLEKSRVIFQLPGERGYHVYYQILSGKKPELQDMLLLSMNPYDYHFCSQGVITVDNMDDGKELIATDHAMDILGFSVDEKCACYKIVGALLHFGNMKFKQKQREEQAEADGTESADKAAYLMGVSSGELLKGLLHPRVRVGNEYVTKGQSVEQVVFAVGALAKATYDRLFRWLVSRINQTLDTKLPRQFFIGVLDIAGFEIFEFNSFEQLCINFTNEKLQQFFNQHMFVLEQEEYKREGIDWVFIDFGLDLQPCIDLIEKPLGILSILEEECMFPKASDASFRAKLYDNHAGKSPNFQQPRPDKKRKYQAHFEVVHYAGVVPYSIVGWLEKNKDPLNETVVPIFQKSQNKLLATLYENYAGSCSTEPPKTGVKEKRKKAASFQTVSQLHKENLNKLMTNLRATQPHFVRCIVPNENKTPGVMDAFLVLHQLRCNGVLEGIRICRQGFPNRLLYTDFRQRYRILNPSAIPDDTFMDSRKATEKLLGSLDFDHTQYQFGHTKVFFKAGLVGVLEELRDQRLAKVLTLLQARSRGRLMRLEYQRLLGGRDALFTIQWNIRAFNAVKNWSWMKLFFKMKPLLRSAQAEEELAALRAELRGLRGALAAAEAKRQELEETQVSVTQEKNDLALQLQAEQENLADAEERCHLLIKSKVQLEGKVKELNERLEDEEEVNADLAARRRKLEDECTELKKDIDDLELTLAKAEKEKQATENKVKNLTEEMAALDESVARLTKEKKALQEAHQQALGDLQAEEDRVSALTKAKIRLEQQVEDLECSLEQEKKLRMDTERAKRKLEGDLKLTQESVTDAAQDKQQLEEKLKKKDSEVSQLSLRVEDEQLLGAQLQKKIKELQARAEELEEELEAERAARARVEKQRAEAARELEELSERLEEAGGVSAGEREGCRKREAELGRLRRELEEAALRHEATVATLRRKQAESAAELGEQVDSLQRVRQKLEKEKSELRMEVDDLGASVETLARSKASAEKLCRTYEDQLSEAKIKVEELQRQLADASTQRGRLQTESGELSRLLEEKESLISQLSRGKALAAQSLEELRRQLEEESKAKSALAHAVQALRHDCDLLREQHEEEVEAQAELQRLLSKANAEVAQWRSKYEADAIQRTEELEEAKKKLALRLQEAEEGVEAANAKCSSLEKAKLRLQTESEDVTLELERATSAAAALDKKQRHLERALEERRRQEEEMQRELEAAQREARSQGTELFRLRHSHEEALEALETLKRENKNLQEEISDLADQVSLSGKSIQELEKAKKALEGEKSELQAALEEAEGALELEETKTLRIQLELSQVKAEVDRKLAEKDEECTNLRRNHQRAVESLQASLDAETRARNEALRLKKKMEGDLNELELQLGHATRQATEAQVATRLLQAQLKEEQAGRDEEQRLVAELREQAQALERRAALLTAELEELRAALEQGERSRRLAEQELLEATERLNLLHSQNTGLLNQKKKLEADLAQLSGEVEEAAQERREAEEKAKKAITDAAMMAEELKKEQDTSAHLERMKKTLEQTVRELQARLEEAEQAALRGGKKQVQKLEAKVRELEAELDAEQKKHTEALKGVRKHERRVKELAYQAEEDRKNLARMQDLVEKLQSKVKSYKRQFEEAEQQANTNLAKYRKAQHELDDAEERADMAETQANKLRARTRDALGPKHKE